The Deltaproteobacteria bacterium genomic interval GTGATCGGGTTCGAGTTCGAGGGCGCCCGCTACGACGCCGGGACCAAGCTCGGGTTCCAGATGGCGAACGTGGCGTTCTCGCTGCGGGACCCGGAGATCGGACCGGGACTGCGGGTGTTCCTGCGGAAGGAGGGACTCCTGTGAGCCGGAAGGCGGGGCATTCCCGGGCGAGGGCGTCCGCGCCGGGCGGGCCGGAGGATCGCGGTCCGCGCAAGGCGTGTGGGGGCGTGGTCCTGCTGGACTTCTCGGACGAGACGGCGTACCGGCCCCTGTCCGACGTGACCGAGGTGGACGACGCGGTGCGGATCCTGCTGGAGCTCCCCGGCGTCCCCGCCGATTCGGTCCAGGTCTGGGTACGGGGGGACCGGATCGAGGTGACGGGGGAGAAGCCCACGGCCTTCCCGCCCGGAGAGACCTCCTTCCTCTGCCTCGAGCGGATCTTCGGGAAGTTCCGGCGGGTCTTCGAGGTCGTGGGGTCGGTGAATCTCGGGACGGTCTCGGCGATCCGGAAGGACGGCATCCTGGCGATCACGATCCCGAAGATCCCCGAGCGGCGGGGAAGGGAGCGCAGGATCCCGGTGACCGAAGGTTGAA includes:
- a CDS encoding Hsp20/alpha crystallin family protein gives rise to the protein MSRKAGHSRARASAPGGPEDRGPRKACGGVVLLDFSDETAYRPLSDVTEVDDAVRILLELPGVPADSVQVWVRGDRIEVTGEKPTAFPPGETSFLCLERIFGKFRRVFEVVGSVNLGTVSAIRKDGILAITIPKIPERRGRERRIPVTEG